In Candidatus Methanomethylophilus alvi Mx1201, a genomic segment contains:
- a CDS encoding DNA double-strand break repair nuclease NurA, with translation MDATSSIKSKLVMDKSFKGVLEKLSNSNISLPTSSTLVEGNIDLDSTEYLIKCIEPSEKYPLNVRNGYSVAIREGTVIAAYDESFKTYAALEGKAVCASHSLVIVRDSDYVPISFLTLKFYTRSDGVKDKLGDAAIVADNVDHRINVDMALDKMQLLDEYCGDNWILFIDGPLVGGDSYTTFMPQIQKFLEKGIMPIFCVKNSSSNLVTQYLPEYKGVYNSDMHWANNLLKQGERTAFFEYIDSHNSSNSKVFCYIKFLDKCSPVRVEIPTCIYRKYWSSIADCMDLTLYLILAQGNEKNAQVRPIAIAEMFARETLHLIDLNQEIRRSKLTETMNQARWGDDDLDSTQ, from the coding sequence ATGGATGCCACTTCATCTATAAAGTCGAAATTAGTTATGGATAAGTCGTTTAAGGGCGTATTAGAAAAATTGAGTAATTCAAACATATCTTTGCCTACTAGTTCGACATTAGTAGAGGGCAATATCGATTTAGACTCTACAGAATATTTGATTAAGTGTATTGAGCCATCGGAAAAATATCCTCTAAATGTGCGGAATGGATACTCTGTGGCAATAAGAGAAGGAACAGTAATTGCAGCTTATGATGAGTCGTTTAAGACATATGCTGCGTTAGAAGGAAAGGCAGTTTGTGCATCACACTCTTTGGTTATTGTTAGAGATTCCGATTATGTTCCAATTAGTTTTCTAACACTGAAATTTTACACTCGTTCTGATGGGGTAAAAGATAAGCTTGGAGATGCTGCAATTGTTGCAGACAATGTAGACCATAGAATAAATGTGGATATGGCCTTAGATAAAATGCAATTGCTGGATGAATATTGTGGGGACAATTGGATTTTGTTTATCGACGGCCCCTTGGTGGGAGGAGATTCATATACAACATTTATGCCGCAGATTCAAAAGTTTTTAGAAAAAGGCATAATGCCTATATTCTGTGTTAAGAATAGTAGTAGCAATCTTGTAACTCAATATCTTCCCGAATACAAGGGTGTTTACAATTCAGATATGCATTGGGCGAATAATCTTCTAAAACAAGGAGAGAGAACAGCATTTTTTGAGTATATAGATTCGCATAATTCGAGTAATTCCAAAGTGTTTTGTTACATAAAATTCTTAGACAAGTGCAGTCCAGTAAGAGTAGAGATCCCTACGTGTATATATCGGAAATATTGGAGCTCCATTGCCGATTGTATGGACCTTACCTTGTATTTGATTTTAGCACAAGGTAATGAAAAAAATGCACAGGTAAGACCTATTGCGATTGCAGAGATGTTTGCTCGGGAAACGCTTCATCTGATTGATCTAAATCAAGAAATCAGGCGGTCAAAACTTACAGAAACTATGAATC
- a CDS encoding tetratricopeptide repeat protein, producing the protein MTADPELEQAFELFRKGDMEHSVPVLLQYAEEGDPEVQSFVGTLYASGEGVEKDLEEANNWFSAAASQGFGDAEYNLGYDYMEGLGVEKDEETAFDLFSRAAEHGSAMGALHEAMCVAEGRGTEKDERKGEELLSLSERSEDTAVLSRLGLFYYESGRYVRAAVVLRKAADRGDPFSQYLLGTMYIDRLGVQKDDREARKWLGKAAKAGIPEAVEALGELNG; encoded by the coding sequence ATGACAGCCGACCCGGAACTGGAACAAGCCTTCGAACTGTTCAGGAAAGGGGACATGGAACACAGCGTCCCCGTCCTCCTCCAATACGCCGAGGAAGGGGACCCGGAGGTCCAGTCCTTCGTCGGGACCCTCTACGCCTCCGGGGAGGGGGTGGAGAAGGACCTGGAGGAGGCCAACAACTGGTTCTCCGCGGCCGCCTCCCAGGGATTCGGCGACGCCGAATACAACCTCGGCTACGACTACATGGAGGGGCTGGGGGTAGAGAAGGACGAGGAGACCGCCTTCGACCTCTTCTCCCGCGCCGCGGAGCACGGCTCCGCCATGGGCGCCCTCCACGAGGCCATGTGCGTGGCCGAGGGAAGAGGGACGGAGAAGGACGAGAGGAAGGGGGAGGAGCTCCTGTCCCTCTCCGAACGTTCCGAGGACACCGCCGTCCTCTCCCGTCTGGGACTCTTCTACTACGAATCCGGAAGATACGTCCGCGCCGCCGTGGTCCTCCGGAAGGCCGCCGACAGAGGTGACCCTTTCTCCCAGTACCTGCTGGGGACCATGTACATCGACAGGCTCGGGGTGCAGAAGGACGACCGCGAGGCGAGGAAATGGCTCGGGAAGGCGGCCAAGGCCGGCATCCCCGAGGCCGTCGAGGCCCTGGGCGAACTGAATGGGTGA
- a CDS encoding PD-(D/E)XK nuclease domain-containing protein: protein MSAAPSVRGPDISGTGPSPDGETATAEDPGNMKTKCESGNGRTDIIMRPRDGGTVPMIFELKRSASEKDLEADADGAISQIHERKYYMGMKGRVVLFGISFWVKVPKVKVEIVGI from the coding sequence GTGAGTGCGGCACCATCGGTCCGGGGTCCGGACATATCCGGTACCGGGCCCTCCCCGGACGGCGAGACCGCGACGGCCGAAGACCCGGGAAACATGAAGACCAAATGCGAATCCGGAAACGGACGGACCGACATAATCATGAGACCCAGGGACGGGGGCACCGTACCGATGATCTTCGAACTCAAGAGGTCCGCATCGGAAAAGGACCTGGAGGCCGATGCCGATGGTGCCATATCGCAGATACACGAGAGGAAGTACTACATGGGGATGAAGGGCAGGGTCGTCCTCTTCGGCATAAGCTTCTGGGTCAAGGTCCCGAAGGTCAAGGTCGAGATAGTCGGGATCTGA
- a CDS encoding tetratricopeptide repeat protein — translation MMKVIESLTSKVMQGDGPSCLRLGRLYYVGQGVERNVRTAMALYYSAELSGDVDTLRELGRMFLEGDFAPADARRAAQIYRKAADMGDPYSQLALGRMYQEGTGVEYSSEKAWEYISAAARGGMA, via the coding sequence ATGATGAAAGTTATCGAATCCCTGACCTCCAAGGTCATGCAGGGAGACGGCCCCTCCTGCCTCCGCCTCGGCCGCCTCTACTACGTCGGCCAGGGCGTCGAAAGGAACGTCCGCACCGCGATGGCGCTGTACTACAGCGCCGAGCTCAGCGGGGACGTCGACACCCTCCGCGAACTGGGACGCATGTTCCTGGAGGGCGACTTCGCCCCCGCCGACGCCCGGAGGGCGGCACAGATCTACCGCAAGGCGGCGGATATGGGGGACCCGTACTCCCAACTCGCCCTCGGAAGGATGTATCAGGAGGGGACCGGCGTCGAATACTCCTCCGAGAAGGCATGGGAATACATCAGCGCCGCCGCCCGCGGCGGCATGGCGTGA